From the Archangium lipolyticum genome, the window ATGACACCTCGGGACGGGCATCCGTGGAAGAAAGCGGGGCCCGAGCAGCGGAAGGAGACCTCCACCGCGGCACGGCCGCAAGGCTTCGAGTGTGTGAGGTGTGGCCTGCGCTTTCCGTACAGCGAAGGCAATGCGCTGCGCGGCGGGCTCGCCTGCCGGGACTGCACGCCCAAGCCCCACACGACGGAGGCCGAGAGGCGCTCCGCCAACCGGGACTCCGATTCGGGTCATGCGGGCGGCTCCGACGGCTACTTCGACTTCGATTTCGGCTCCGACTCCGACTCGGGCTCCGACTTCAATTTCGACTGAATGGTGGGCTCAGGACTCCGGCATCCGTGGCGAAAGCTCATCCGCGTCAAGCGATGACAGGAACGAGGCAAAGTCATCGGCCAGGAAGTAGAGGCTGCGCTCACCTGCACGAGCATGTCCATCCCAGTAGAAGATCGCTCCTGCGCGCTCCCCCACGGCTGACAAGCAGATCTTGTCGACGCCCTCTGTTGTTGCAATGGGAACCAGACCCGCGGGGATGCGGTCCCCGAAGACATCCAGGTTCCAATCCAGATTGCAGGATTCAACAGGGTCATTCAATCCAAAGAACACGTGGATTCGACCACGTGAACCGCCCTCGAAACCACTGATCGTCAGCAGATCCCGCTCAGGGCGCCCGCCATTGGTGGCCAACAAGAACTCCCTGTAGGAGGCAGGAAGGGCAAGGCCATGCTGCTCCTCGAAGGATCTGACGTCTTCCTCGACGAGAGGAGGCCCCCCCTCGCGTGTTCTTGGCAAGGCACCCATCATTGACCTCCCGAGAAACCACCGGTGTGTCCCGTCCTTGCGTGGATTCCCGTAGGGACGAGTTGCAGAGTCGTTCCGTCCTGGTGGTGATGCCAGGTCATCCCCTTGGGCGTTTCCCTGAGCCCCGCGGCCTTGTTCGCGGCGGCGAAATCCCTGACCCGAGAGCCGGTGAATGAAATCTTCACCTCGACCTCAACGACCCCGGCAGCTCTGAAGTCGGGATAGCCGTCGGCATCGAACGGAACGTCGGTAACTGGATGCTTCCTTCCCGCCAGATGAGCGTTCCGGATGGGAGTTTCGGTTATCGGAACGTGGCCCGCCCGCTCGGACTTCGCCTCCGACAACCACACATGGGCCCTCGACACATTGCCCCGAGTTTCGTAGAGGGCCACGGCCCCAGCCTCGCCCCCTTCGTGAACCAACAGGGCCGCCTCCCGGCTGGCCTGGATGTACCTGGCCAACTGACGAATGCCGTTCCCCCCCAGCCGCATCCACAGTCGCGCCGCTACCTCGGTCAGGCCCTCGAATCCCAGTTCCGGCACCTGGAATTGCCCTACCCGTCCCCATCCGAACCCCTTGCCCTCGGAGAGATAACGCACGCCCCTACCGCCAGCGTACAAGGCCACCAGCACCGTCGCGGCCGACAGCTCGCGAGTGGCCTGCTCGTAATGGCCCTGGGATAGCGAGTACACCCCATGACACGTGCCAGCCACCAGGTTGAAGAAGCCCACCGGTACACCAAAGGTCAGCGCATCGAGGCTCCCCAGGGCCACGCTTTCCGGTGAGAGGGTTCTCGCGAACTCCGCCCGCTCCACCTCGTCGAGAGCCTGCTGGTAGAGCGGGGGCAGTTGCCCGCGCTGCGTGTCGTACTTCATGGCCAGGGCACCCCGGCGCAGCTCGCTGGTGGAAAGGGCCTCGTTGGCGGCGCTGGCCAAACCCCGGGCAACGTCGCCCAGGCTCTCGGGGCGGTCCTTGTAGTCCACGAGGTTCAGGCCCCTCTGCCTCAGCGCCTCGTCAACGGCAGCCATCCGCCCGAGGGTTTCAGCGAGGTGTTTGTCGCGGGCGAGCAGGAGGAGCACATGGTGCAAATCATCGGTGAACGCCGAGTGGATGATGAAAAGGGCGAACAACTCGGCCCTGGCGGCACCGTACTCCCGGGTGGCGGTGACGAGGAATGCGGCGCGTTTGCGGTTGAGGACATCGGCGCCCTCGCGCAGAGGACCCAGGGAGCCGAGCCGGACGGCGGACCAGCCATCCAATCCTTCCACCACCCGGGCCATATCCAACCCGTGCTGCAACGCGATGAATTCAGCTGGCGAGGTGCACGCCAGAAAGGGGGCGAGCACCTCCTGGCCGGATGACAGCAAAGGCCAGCCTGGGGGCCGCGCCTCCTCCTTCAGGCAACTCGCACCCCGCACGAGTTGAAGGGCTTCGGCCTTCTCCCCGGGGAAACCACCCGCTCCTCCTGACACCTCCCCCCGCGTGGAGGAGAGGGCCAATGGGTTCGGCCCGAACGAGGCAGGCAGTGAGTGCACACCAAAGCCACTCA encodes:
- a CDS encoding SMI1/KNR4 family protein translates to MMGALPRTREGGPPLVEEDVRSFEEQHGLALPASYREFLLATNGGRPERDLLTISGFEGGSRGRIHVFFGLNDPVESCNLDWNLDVFGDRIPAGLVPIATTEGVDKICLSAVGERAGAIFYWDGHARAGERSLYFLADDFASFLSSLDADELSPRMPES
- a CDS encoding HNH endonuclease, encoding MLLLLARDKHLAETLGRMAAVDEALRQRGLNLVDYKDRPESLGDVARGLASAANEALSTSELRRGALAMKYDTQRGQLPPLYQQALDEVERAEFARTLSPESVALGSLDALTFGVPVGFFNLVAGTCHGVYSLSQGHYEQATRELSAATVLVALYAGGRGVRYLSEGKGFGWGRVGQFQVPELGFEGLTEVAARLWMRLGGNGIRQLARYIQASREAALLVHEGGEAGAVALYETRGNVSRAHVWLSEAKSERAGHVPITETPIRNAHLAGRKHPVTDVPFDADGYPDFRAAGVVEVEVKISFTGSRVRDFAAANKAAGLRETPKGMTWHHHQDGTTLQLVPTGIHARTGHTGGFSGGQ